A window from Candidatus Acidulodesulfobacterium acidiphilum encodes these proteins:
- a CDS encoding MBL fold metallo-hydrolase — protein MKILVLGCGTSTGVPLIGCRCKVCASENPKNKRLRPSILISENNFDILIDTAPDLRTQALKFNIANIDAVLYTHTHADHIFGIDDLRMFNYLKKQDNKFIPVYASETAVNFIKDKFDYIFKEKTESSKPYLIPNIIKESFEIKSGLFITPVPVYHGKNLINGYRINDFAYITDVSSITESSLGLLKGLNVLMIDALRFDSHKTHFSIAEAINVAEKINPSRTYFTHMGHNIDYDEIKEICSCKSEKLIPSYDGLSIEL, from the coding sequence ATGAAAATTTTAGTACTCGGTTGCGGCACCTCGACCGGCGTTCCGTTAATAGGATGCCGCTGTAAAGTTTGCGCTTCGGAAAATCCAAAAAACAAACGTTTGAGACCTTCTATACTTATATCCGAAAATAATTTCGATATATTAATAGATACGGCGCCTGACTTAAGAACACAAGCTTTGAAATTTAATATCGCAAACATCGATGCGGTGTTATATACTCACACGCATGCCGACCATATTTTCGGCATAGACGACCTCAGAATGTTTAATTACTTAAAAAAACAGGACAACAAATTTATACCGGTTTACGCCTCGGAAACGGCGGTAAATTTTATTAAAGATAAATTCGACTATATATTTAAAGAAAAAACCGAATCAAGCAAGCCTTATCTAATCCCTAATATTATAAAAGAATCCTTTGAAATCAAATCCGGATTATTTATAACTCCCGTCCCCGTATATCACGGCAAAAATTTAATAAACGGCTACAGAATAAACGACTTCGCCTATATTACCGACGTATCGTCTATAACGGAATCTTCTTTGGGTTTGCTTAAGGGGTTAAACGTGTTAATGATAGACGCCCTCAGGTTCGACTCTCACAAAACGCACTTCAGCATAGCCGAAGCTATTAACGTTGCCGAAAAAATAAACCCGTCCAGAACTTATTTCACGCATATGGGGCATAACATAGATTACGACGAAATAAAAGAAATATGCTCCTGCAAATCCGAAAAACTAATACCGTCTTACGACGGATTAAGCATTGAACTGTAA